Proteins encoded together in one uncultured Desulfosarcina sp. window:
- the coaD gene encoding pantetheine-phosphate adenylyltransferase, translating to MSRIAIYPGSFDPVTNGHIDIAKRGLKLFDRIIVAILHNPGKKSLFTIEERLEMLNESMSGIDHIEFDTFDGLLVDYAHQRHACAILRGMRAVSDFEYEFQLALMNRKLKRQVETVFLMTGLRWIFTSSSIIKEAARFGGDVSDMVPPKVNARLKAKFGF from the coding sequence ATGTCTCGCATCGCGATCTACCCCGGATCATTCGATCCGGTGACCAACGGGCACATCGATATCGCCAAACGCGGATTGAAACTGTTCGATCGCATCATCGTCGCCATTCTTCACAACCCGGGCAAAAAATCGTTGTTCACCATAGAAGAACGCCTGGAAATGCTCAACGAAAGCATGTCCGGAATCGATCATATCGAATTCGACACGTTTGACGGCCTGCTCGTGGATTACGCCCACCAGCGCCATGCCTGCGCGATCCTGCGGGGGATGCGGGCGGTGTCCGACTTTGAATACGAGTTTCAGCTAGCATTGATGAACCGGAAACTCAAAAGGCAAGTGGAGACCGTCTTTCTCATGACCGGACTGCGGTGGATTTTCACCAGCTCGTCGATTATCAAAGAGGCCGCCCGCTTCGGCGGAGATGTGTCAGACATGGTGCCACCGAAAGTCAACGCCCGGCTTAAAGCCAAATTCGGATTCTAA
- the rsmD gene encoding 16S rRNA (guanine(966)-N(2))-methyltransferase RsmD, translating to MRVISGTLKGRRLICPPGLATRPTADRTKESVFNILSGRFRDRRVLDLFAGTGALGIEALSRGAAFAVFIDQAKAAMDAIHRNILALGLEDRSRVIRWNIRKNLNCLRSTQPFDLVFMDPPYTTDAVAPVLASLTACGALCPGARIVIEHSDRERILLPMDTLILADQRQFGKTLVSFVDAML from the coding sequence TTGAGAGTCATCAGCGGGACGTTGAAAGGTCGCCGGTTGATCTGCCCTCCCGGGCTTGCCACCCGCCCGACGGCCGATCGGACGAAGGAGTCAGTTTTCAATATCCTGTCCGGCAGGTTTCGAGACAGGCGGGTGCTCGACCTGTTTGCCGGCACCGGGGCCCTGGGAATCGAAGCCTTGAGCCGGGGGGCGGCCTTTGCCGTTTTCATCGATCAGGCCAAGGCTGCAATGGATGCCATCCACCGAAACATACTTGCATTGGGGCTGGAAGATCGATCTCGAGTCATCCGATGGAACATCCGCAAAAACCTCAATTGTCTACGTTCGACCCAACCCTTCGACCTGGTTTTTATGGATCCGCCCTATACGACCGATGCCGTGGCCCCCGTATTGGCATCCCTGACAGCGTGCGGGGCATTGTGCCCCGGCGCCCGAATCGTCATCGAGCACAGTGATCGGGAGCGCATCCTACTTCCGATGGATACGCTGATCCTCGCGGACCAGCGGCAATTCGGGAAAACCCTTGTTTCGTTCGTGGATGCCATGCTATAG
- a CDS encoding sigma-54 dependent transcriptional regulator: MFPSILIVDDEASILQSLSGLLTDEGFEIITASNGYEALKIIDSESPDLVLLDIWMPGIDGIETLKEIKKNHTTLPVIIITGHGNVETAVKATKLGAFDLIEKPLNIDKVIVSINNALNFRRLEEENRYLRKKIIERHSISGSSAPVQALNFQIATVAPTESWVLIKGENGTGKELVARTIHQLSPRAEAPMIDVNCAAIPETLIENELFGHEKGAVSGSNVKMRGKFELAHSGTIFLDEIGDMSLATQAKILRVLDEKKFQRVGGGRVLTTDVRVIAATNKDLETEIENGRFREDLYYRLNVVPIEVPPLRERAEDIPTLVDIFLGEAAANNREKCKTIDSDAMEILKVYPWPGNVRELKNLIERLAIMVNDEIIGVADLPANLLDPKGGGNLFSIADLQQARTAFESEYIRKQLAAHENDIDKTAQAIGVEPGYITAVLKGTRD; the protein is encoded by the coding sequence ATGTTCCCCTCCATTTTGATCGTCGACGACGAAGCTTCGATCCTGCAATCCTTAAGCGGCTTGCTCACTGACGAGGGCTTCGAAATCATCACCGCCAGCAATGGCTACGAAGCCTTGAAAATCATCGATTCCGAATCTCCGGACCTGGTGCTGCTGGATATCTGGATGCCGGGAATCGACGGCATCGAAACCCTGAAGGAAATCAAGAAAAACCATACAACATTGCCGGTAATCATTATCACCGGCCACGGCAATGTGGAAACCGCGGTCAAAGCCACCAAACTGGGCGCCTTCGATCTCATCGAAAAACCCCTGAACATCGACAAAGTCATCGTTTCCATCAACAACGCCCTCAATTTCCGCCGCCTGGAAGAAGAAAACCGCTACCTGCGCAAAAAGATCATCGAGAGGCATTCCATTTCCGGCAGCAGTGCGCCCGTTCAGGCATTGAACTTTCAGATCGCTACGGTAGCGCCCACCGAATCCTGGGTCCTCATCAAAGGGGAGAACGGAACCGGCAAAGAACTTGTGGCCAGAACCATTCACCAGTTGAGCCCCCGGGCAGAAGCCCCCATGATCGACGTCAACTGCGCGGCCATTCCCGAAACACTCATCGAAAACGAGCTGTTCGGCCACGAAAAAGGCGCCGTCTCCGGGTCCAATGTCAAAATGCGCGGAAAATTCGAACTGGCTCACTCCGGCACCATCTTTCTGGACGAAATCGGGGACATGAGCCTGGCCACCCAGGCGAAAATCCTGCGGGTGCTGGACGAAAAGAAATTCCAACGGGTAGGCGGCGGCCGCGTGCTGACCACCGACGTGCGGGTCATCGCAGCCACCAACAAAGATCTTGAGACGGAGATCGAAAACGGGCGTTTCAGAGAAGATCTTTACTACCGCCTCAATGTGGTCCCCATCGAGGTGCCGCCCTTGAGAGAACGAGCCGAGGATATTCCCACTCTGGTGGACATCTTTCTTGGCGAGGCAGCTGCCAATAACCGCGAGAAATGCAAGACCATCGATTCCGACGCCATGGAAATTCTCAAAGTCTACCCTTGGCCAGGAAACGTTCGGGAACTGAAAAATCTTATCGAACGTCTGGCCATCATGGTAAACGATGAAATCATCGGCGTTGCGGACCTGCCGGCCAATCTCCTGGATCCGAAAGGCGGTGGCAATCTTTTTTCCATCGCTGATTTACAGCAGGCCCGAACGGCTTTCGAATCCGAGTACATCCGCAAACAACTTGCCGCCCATGAAAACGATATCGACAAGACCGCACAGGCCATTGGCGTTGAACCGGGTTATATCACCGCTGTTCTGAAAGGGACCCGGGATTGA
- a CDS encoding ATP-binding protein: MIFGKRNPAPQPMLPPDEKKRRKREAVISVAIVVTVAVLTFIENRVITFGTDIPVSNTILMFILININLLLLILLIFLVFRNLVKLLYTRRRKVMGAHLRTRLVMAFVALSLLPTIILFFFAINFITNSIEFWFTVPVEQALEKSLLVGQKFYRENEIRHSFFIERISYQLTRKKMTEPDKRSELNHYIQVVQREFDLDAVEVYSANYNRITYALGKDLENVAVAAASPGTFTKDSGNKNVRTVTETLENGELLRTVGTVPFGVEPEAAVAHVAIGLFVPPDLAENMESIVRGFDEYQQIKLLKKPIQITYYITLSIVALLVIFCAVWFGFYLAKTITIPIMNLADGTRRVAEGDLSVSIDSPAADDEIGGLIQAFNKMTKDLRSSRRQLELSARQLTQQNQEIEARRQYMEIVLKNVSAGVITLDADGMVTTFNTSAEQMLSLDAGNILDKHYKELLVSEHLDFAEDIMERVTSARDQTLEIPLRITVNGQPRTFLVYVNALKNEQGDPLGTVMVFDDLTELEKAQRMAAWREVARRIAHEVKNPLTPIGLSAQRLKRRYSERINEEVFDECTRMIIDHVDLIRNLVNEFSTFARFPTANPKPCRLAPIIEETVSLYREGHPDIHFDIQTGEDIPEMNLDRQQFKQAMINLVDNAVAAVRNRGTIAITAAYDPILKLVRLEVADDGTGIADADKIRLFEPNFSTKKAGMGLGLTIVNSIVTDHNGRIRVQDNLPEGAKFVIELPV, from the coding sequence ATGATCTTCGGCAAACGCAACCCCGCACCCCAACCCATGCTCCCGCCGGATGAAAAAAAGCGCCGGAAACGGGAGGCGGTGATCAGCGTCGCCATCGTCGTGACCGTGGCTGTTCTCACCTTCATCGAAAACCGGGTGATCACTTTCGGAACCGACATTCCGGTTTCCAACACCATTTTGATGTTCATTCTGATCAACATCAACCTGCTGCTGTTGATCCTGCTGATTTTCCTGGTCTTTCGAAATCTGGTAAAGCTGCTTTACACCCGGCGCCGCAAAGTCATGGGTGCCCACCTGCGCACCCGGCTGGTGATGGCCTTTGTGGCCCTTTCCTTGCTGCCCACTATCATCCTGTTCTTTTTTGCCATCAATTTCATCACCAACAGCATTGAATTCTGGTTTACCGTTCCTGTGGAACAGGCCTTGGAGAAATCCCTGCTTGTCGGCCAGAAATTCTATCGCGAGAACGAAATCCGTCACAGCTTTTTCATTGAGCGCATCTCCTACCAGCTGACGCGCAAAAAGATGACCGAACCGGACAAGCGCAGCGAGCTCAACCATTACATTCAGGTGGTTCAACGCGAGTTCGACCTGGACGCCGTGGAGGTTTATTCGGCGAACTACAACCGCATCACCTACGCTTTAGGCAAAGACCTGGAAAATGTGGCCGTGGCGGCCGCCTCTCCCGGAACCTTTACCAAGGACAGCGGCAATAAAAATGTGCGCACCGTCACCGAGACACTGGAAAACGGTGAACTGTTGCGTACCGTCGGGACCGTCCCCTTCGGCGTGGAACCGGAAGCGGCCGTCGCCCATGTGGCGATAGGCCTCTTTGTTCCGCCCGATCTGGCGGAAAACATGGAGTCCATCGTCAGGGGTTTCGACGAGTACCAGCAAATCAAACTGTTGAAAAAGCCCATTCAGATCACTTACTACATCACCCTGTCCATCGTAGCGCTGCTGGTTATTTTCTGCGCCGTCTGGTTCGGCTTCTACCTGGCAAAAACCATTACCATCCCCATCATGAACCTGGCTGACGGCACCCGCCGGGTGGCCGAAGGAGACCTTTCCGTTTCCATCGACAGCCCTGCAGCGGACGATGAAATCGGCGGCCTCATCCAGGCGTTCAACAAAATGACGAAGGATCTGCGCTCCAGCCGCCGGCAGTTGGAATTGTCCGCCCGGCAACTCACCCAACAGAACCAGGAGATTGAAGCGCGGCGGCAATATATGGAAATCGTGTTGAAAAACGTGTCCGCCGGCGTCATCACCCTGGATGCCGACGGTATGGTAACGACGTTCAACACCTCGGCGGAGCAGATGCTGAGCCTCGATGCCGGCAACATTCTCGATAAACACTATAAAGAGCTGTTGGTTTCCGAACACCTCGATTTTGCCGAAGACATCATGGAACGGGTCACCTCCGCACGGGACCAGACGCTTGAAATTCCGCTTCGAATCACCGTCAACGGGCAACCGCGCACATTTCTCGTTTATGTGAATGCATTGAAGAACGAGCAGGGCGACCCGCTGGGCACGGTCATGGTATTCGACGATCTAACCGAGCTGGAAAAAGCCCAGCGCATGGCTGCCTGGCGGGAGGTAGCCCGGCGCATCGCCCATGAAGTGAAAAACCCGCTCACGCCCATCGGTCTTTCCGCCCAACGGCTGAAACGGCGCTATTCGGAGCGCATCAACGAGGAAGTTTTCGACGAATGTACTCGCATGATCATCGATCATGTCGATTTGATTCGCAATCTGGTCAATGAATTCTCAACCTTCGCCCGGTTCCCGACGGCCAATCCCAAGCCGTGCCGCCTGGCCCCCATCATCGAGGAAACGGTTTCCCTTTATCGGGAAGGCCATCCGGACATTCATTTCGACATCCAGACGGGAGAAGACATCCCCGAAATGAATCTGGACCGGCAGCAGTTCAAGCAGGCCATGATCAACCTGGTGGACAATGCGGTGGCCGCTGTTCGGAACCGGGGGACCATCGCCATTACCGCGGCCTACGATCCGATTCTGAAGCTGGTCCGGTTGGAAGTCGCCGACGACGGCACCGGCATCGCCGATGCGGATAAAATCCGGCTCTTTGAACCCAATTTCTCCACCAAGAAGGCGGGCATGGGGCTGGGTCTGACCATCGTCAACTCCATTGTTACCGATCACAATGGCAGGATACGGGTGCAGGACAATCTGCCCGAAGGCGCTAAATTTGTCATCGAACTGCCGGTTTAA
- a CDS encoding DUF4390 domain-containing protein, with amino-acid sequence MNRCRQRIIGFFISAILFLSVYGPALANEAKLTNIIVTNTRDNLLVYLSVEGAFTEKIEDAVKRGVPATFSFFINLYRSRGMWFDKEIADLTITHTIKYNSLKKEYAVTRSWDSNSPVIVQSFDVAKQLMTEIDSLNVIPLDRLEKGKQYQIQAKAKLSRVTLPYYLHYVLFFLSFWDFETDWYTIDFIY; translated from the coding sequence ATGAATCGATGCAGACAAAGGATTATCGGGTTTTTCATCTCGGCAATCCTGTTTCTGTCCGTTTATGGGCCGGCCCTGGCCAACGAAGCCAAACTCACCAACATCATCGTCACCAATACCCGGGACAATCTTCTCGTGTACCTCTCGGTGGAAGGCGCGTTCACCGAAAAAATAGAGGACGCTGTCAAAAGGGGCGTTCCGGCGACCTTCTCGTTTTTCATCAACTTGTACCGAAGCCGCGGGATGTGGTTCGACAAAGAGATTGCCGATCTGACCATCACCCACACGATCAAATACAACAGCCTTAAAAAAGAATATGCCGTGACCCGCAGCTGGGACAGCAACAGCCCGGTGATCGTCCAGTCTTTCGACGTGGCGAAACAGCTGATGACCGAAATTGACAGCCTCAACGTGATTCCACTCGATCGTCTGGAAAAAGGCAAGCAATACCAGATCCAGGCCAAAGCGAAACTCAGCCGCGTAACGTTGCCCTACTACCTGCACTATGTCCTTTTTTTTCTCTCTTTCTGGGACTTCGAAACCGACTGGTACACCATCGATTTTATCTACTAA
- the lpxC gene encoding UDP-3-O-acyl-N-acetylglucosamine deacetylase — translation MNRNQQTIQSSVSCSGVGVHSGKIVNLTIKPAPVNQGIRFVRTDLPGHPGVSAHFNNVVDTSLATVIGTEGCIVSTIEHLMAGFFGMSIDNATVEVDAYELPIMDGSAGPFTRLIKSAGTQTQDGPKCYFKVRAPILLSENGKSVAVYPSDEFRLTCSIAFDHPLIGSQTCDFIIDRETFEKEICSARTFGFLHEVEMMKRYGLGRGGSLDNAVVIDGDRVLNEGGLRFSDEFVRHKALDCLGDFSLIGMPIMGHVVTEKSGHAFNHAFLEKFFAEKGSWDTVTLSVNSK, via the coding sequence ATGAATCGCAACCAGCAAACCATCCAATCGTCGGTCAGCTGTTCCGGTGTTGGCGTCCATTCCGGCAAGATTGTCAATCTGACCATCAAACCCGCACCGGTCAACCAGGGAATCCGATTTGTCCGCACCGATCTTCCCGGCCACCCGGGAGTCTCCGCCCATTTCAATAACGTGGTGGATACCAGCCTGGCCACCGTCATCGGGACCGAGGGCTGCATCGTCTCCACGATCGAACATCTGATGGCCGGATTTTTCGGCATGTCCATCGACAACGCAACCGTTGAGGTGGATGCCTACGAACTGCCCATTATGGACGGCAGCGCCGGGCCGTTTACCAGACTGATCAAATCGGCCGGAACCCAAACCCAGGACGGCCCCAAATGCTACTTCAAGGTCAGGGCGCCCATATTGCTGTCTGAAAATGGAAAATCGGTGGCGGTCTACCCGTCGGACGAATTCAGGCTCACCTGTTCCATCGCTTTCGACCACCCCTTGATCGGTTCGCAGACGTGTGATTTCATCATCGACCGGGAAACCTTCGAGAAAGAGATCTGTTCGGCCCGTACCTTCGGATTTCTCCATGAAGTGGAGATGATGAAACGCTATGGATTAGGCCGGGGCGGATCGTTGGACAATGCAGTGGTGATCGACGGGGACCGGGTGCTCAACGAAGGCGGGCTGCGCTTTTCGGATGAATTCGTCCGTCATAAAGCGTTGGACTGCCTCGGCGATTTTTCTCTCATCGGCATGCCCATCATGGGGCATGTGGTGACCGAAAAATCAGGCCACGCCTTCAACCACGCTTTCCTTGAAAAATTCTTTGCCGAAAAAGGGTCCTGGGACACAGTTACCCTGTCCGTAAATTCCAAATAA